One Nocardioidaceae bacterium SCSIO 66511 genomic window carries:
- a CDS encoding MFS transporter, translating into MLIERRSPEGDRWWLVAAAGVALFIGQLDSTIVNVALPTLEDEFATSTEVTQWVVLGCALPLIGFALPAGRWVDTVGLRAALTFAVTGFAIASALVGLAPDMAFLIVARVAQGTFGAIMFTLVPVLATVAVSPRAKGRAMAVVMTLGPLGAVSGPALGGIVIDTIGWRWVFFANLPVAVVVVAIGYAQLDAGARLRWPDRATVAQVALLVGAAASVLVALTFGVRQPAWLLLAGLAVPLVIIWLRLDASRPVVELLATPGLRGIHMSLLLEMSAVAAMSFLIPFHLVRDVGSSAAEAGLVMLAMPAVMILAGGPAGAAVDRGDARRVAHRGAWVVTTASAMIVGGAAFGGSLAIAGALALLGLGAAYFAGPSQAAAMGASDAGRLGTTAATTSLARQLGAAAGPAIATTVWTVAGGDETGLLTALAVTVPICLLSAGALGARRPLFEPAEGVVGRRAAR; encoded by the coding sequence ATGCTGATCGAACGCAGAAGCCCAGAGGGGGACCGATGGTGGCTGGTCGCCGCCGCCGGCGTCGCGTTGTTCATCGGCCAGCTCGACTCCACGATCGTCAACGTCGCGCTACCGACGCTCGAAGACGAGTTCGCGACCTCGACGGAGGTCACCCAGTGGGTCGTTCTCGGCTGCGCGCTGCCGCTGATCGGCTTCGCGCTACCCGCGGGCCGCTGGGTCGATACCGTCGGCCTGCGGGCGGCATTGACCTTCGCCGTAACGGGGTTCGCGATCGCGAGCGCACTCGTAGGACTTGCCCCGGACATGGCATTTCTGATCGTCGCCCGGGTCGCGCAGGGAACGTTCGGCGCGATCATGTTCACCCTCGTGCCCGTGCTTGCCACCGTCGCCGTCTCCCCACGGGCCAAGGGGCGAGCGATGGCGGTCGTGATGACGTTGGGTCCACTCGGTGCGGTGTCGGGTCCGGCACTCGGCGGCATCGTGATTGACACCATCGGGTGGCGCTGGGTCTTCTTCGCCAACCTTCCGGTCGCGGTGGTCGTCGTCGCGATCGGGTACGCCCAGCTCGATGCCGGCGCTCGACTGCGCTGGCCGGACCGCGCCACGGTGGCCCAGGTAGCGCTGCTCGTCGGTGCCGCGGCCAGTGTGCTGGTGGCGCTTACGTTCGGCGTACGCCAACCTGCCTGGCTGCTGCTCGCAGGCCTCGCGGTTCCGCTCGTCATCATCTGGCTGCGGCTCGACGCGAGTCGCCCGGTCGTCGAGTTGCTCGCGACGCCGGGTCTGCGCGGCATTCACATGTCGCTGCTGCTGGAGATGAGCGCCGTCGCCGCGATGTCGTTCCTCATTCCGTTCCATCTCGTCCGCGATGTCGGCTCCTCGGCGGCCGAAGCCGGATTGGTCATGCTCGCTATGCCGGCGGTGATGATCCTCGCGGGAGGGCCCGCCGGGGCGGCGGTCGACCGCGGTGACGCCCGCCGCGTTGCCCATCGGGGTGCGTGGGTGGTCACGACGGCAAGCGCGATGATCGTCGGCGGTGCGGCGTTCGGCGGGTCGCTCGCGATCGCGGGGGCGCTTGCGCTCCTCGGGCTCGGAGCGGCGTACTTCGCCGGACCGAGCCAGGCGGCCGCGATGGGGGCTTCCGACGCGGGGCGGCTGGGCACGACGGCCGCGACGACGAGTCTCGCCCGTCAGCTCGGGGCCGCTGCTGGGCCGGCGATCGCGACGACCGTGTGGACTGTCGCGGGCGGCGATGAGACCGGCTTGTTGACGGCGCTGGCCGTCACGGTGCCCATCTGCCTGCTCAGCGCGGGCGCTCTTGGCGCGCGCCGTCCGCTGTTCGAGCCCGCGGAAGGCGTCGTCGGCCGGAGGGCGGCCCGATGA
- the wrbA gene encoding NAD(P)H:quinone oxidoreductase produces the protein MSENVRLAVVYYSATGNVHRLATCVAEGAEKAGADVRLRKVAELAPAHAVAANPDWSWHVESTRDVEEADVDDLTWADAVMFGTPTRYGAMASQLKQFIDVTGPVWQQGLLADKVYGAFGSAGTAHGGHESTLLSLHNVFYHWGGIIVPPGYTDPIQFELGTPYGISHVSGGGAPDETVIEGARYQARRVTETAARLKAGSRVLAA, from the coding sequence ATGAGTGAGAACGTCAGACTGGCGGTCGTCTACTACAGCGCGACCGGCAACGTGCACCGGCTCGCGACCTGCGTCGCTGAGGGTGCCGAGAAGGCCGGCGCGGACGTACGCCTGCGCAAGGTCGCGGAGCTCGCACCCGCGCACGCCGTCGCTGCGAATCCGGACTGGTCTTGGCACGTCGAAAGCACCCGAGACGTCGAGGAGGCCGACGTCGACGACCTGACCTGGGCTGACGCCGTGATGTTCGGTACGCCGACGCGTTACGGGGCGATGGCCAGTCAGCTCAAGCAGTTCATCGACGTGACGGGGCCCGTCTGGCAGCAGGGCCTGCTTGCCGACAAGGTGTACGGCGCGTTCGGATCCGCGGGGACAGCGCACGGCGGTCACGAGAGCACGCTGCTTTCGCTGCACAACGTCTTCTACCACTGGGGCGGCATCATCGTGCCTCCCGGATACACCGACCCGATCCAGTTCGAGCTCGGCACCCCGTATGGCATATCGCACGTCAGCGGGGGTGGGGCGCCCGATGAAACCGTGATCGAAGGTGCGCGCTACCAAGCGCGGCGGGTGACCGAGACTGCCGCCAGGCTCAAAGCAGGGAGCCGCGTGCTCGCCGCGTGA
- the dxr gene encoding 1-deoxy-D-xylulose-5-phosphate reductoisomerase, giving the protein MQTRRDVIVLGSTGSVGTQALEIVAANPERFRVVGLAAGGGNPELLAQQVVAAGVPAVAVARTSAVQDLQLALYAEAQRRGWSSGEYALPRILAGPDAAADLARETCDVVLNAITGSVGLMPTIAALESGTTLALANKESLIIGGPIVTDLAKPGQIVPVDSEHSAIAQCLRGGRQDEVRRLVLTASGGPFRGRTRAELGDVTVGQAMEHPNFAMGPVITINSATLVNKGLEVIEAQLLFDVPIERVDVVVHPQQAIHSMVEFVDGSTMAQASPPSMAIPIALGMGWPDRVVDAGEACDWTRPSSWDFFPLDDEAFPAVRLARTAAAHGRTAPAVYNAANEVCVDAFVAGEIGFPAIVDTVDSVLREHLGGDRVPSEGAQLSVEDVLSADGWARETTTAILTGSRGERP; this is encoded by the coding sequence ATGCAGACACGGCGTGACGTGATCGTCCTCGGTTCGACCGGTTCCGTCGGTACCCAAGCGCTCGAGATCGTCGCGGCGAACCCCGAGCGGTTCCGGGTCGTCGGCCTCGCGGCAGGGGGCGGCAACCCGGAGCTGCTGGCGCAACAGGTCGTTGCGGCCGGCGTACCCGCGGTCGCGGTCGCGCGTACGTCGGCCGTGCAGGATCTCCAACTCGCGTTGTACGCCGAGGCGCAGCGGCGCGGCTGGTCATCGGGCGAGTACGCGCTGCCGCGCATCCTGGCCGGGCCCGATGCCGCCGCCGACCTGGCACGGGAGACCTGCGACGTCGTTCTCAACGCGATCACCGGGTCGGTCGGCCTGATGCCGACGATCGCGGCTCTGGAGTCCGGTACGACCCTCGCGCTGGCGAACAAGGAGTCGCTGATCATCGGCGGACCCATCGTCACCGACCTCGCCAAGCCCGGCCAGATCGTGCCAGTCGACTCCGAGCACAGCGCGATCGCGCAGTGTCTACGCGGCGGGCGCCAGGACGAAGTGCGCCGGCTGGTGCTCACCGCGAGCGGAGGGCCGTTCCGCGGGCGTACGCGCGCCGAGCTCGGTGATGTCACGGTCGGGCAGGCGATGGAACATCCGAACTTCGCGATGGGCCCCGTCATCACCATCAACTCCGCGACCTTGGTCAACAAGGGCCTCGAAGTGATCGAGGCGCAGCTTCTCTTCGACGTCCCGATCGAGCGGGTCGACGTCGTCGTACACCCGCAGCAGGCGATCCATTCGATGGTCGAGTTCGTCGACGGTTCGACGATGGCGCAGGCATCCCCGCCGTCGATGGCGATTCCGATTGCGCTGGGGATGGGCTGGCCGGATCGTGTCGTCGACGCGGGCGAGGCGTGCGACTGGACGCGGCCGAGCTCCTGGGACTTCTTCCCGCTCGATGACGAGGCGTTCCCCGCCGTGCGCCTCGCACGTACGGCCGCGGCACACGGGCGCACGGCTCCGGCGGTCTACAACGCCGCGAACGAGGTGTGCGTCGACGCCTTCGTGGCCGGCGAGATCGGTTTTCCCGCCATCGTCGACACCGTGGACTCGGTGCTGCGCGAGCACCTTGGGGGTGACCGCGTACCCTCGGAAGGGGCCCAGTTGAGCGTCGAGGACGTGCTGTCTGCCGACGGATGGGCCCGCGAGACCACGACCGCCATACTGACCGGAAGCCGAGGAGAACGCCCGTGA